In the Calditrichota bacterium genome, one interval contains:
- a CDS encoding rhodanese-like domain-containing protein, with product MQKLVIVSIILFIAVALFLYAQQSAIPKDFDSITAEEVKKKIENKEDLLLLDVRTPGEFNGPLGHLEGAILIPDFSLADSVGKLEKYKGKEVIVYCRSGNRSQNATRIMLANGYKAVNMLGGMKAWNKL from the coding sequence ATGCAGAAATTAGTCATCGTTTCAATTATTCTATTCATTGCTGTTGCTCTTTTTCTTTATGCACAGCAATCTGCAATACCAAAAGATTTTGATTCTATCACAGCAGAAGAAGTAAAAAAGAAAATCGAAAACAAAGAAGACCTGCTTCTTTTGGATGTTCGGACACCAGGTGAGTTTAATGGTCCTTTAGGACATTTAGAAGGGGCTATATTGATCCCCGATTTTAGCCTGGCCGATAGTGTTGGGAAATTGGAAAAGTACAAAGGCAAAGAAGTAATTGTGTATTGCCGTAGTGGAAACCGCAGCCAGAATGCAACACGAATTATGCTGGCCAATGGCTATAAAGCAGTAAATATGCTTGGCGGTATGAAAGCCTGGAACAAACTTTAA
- the lpxB gene encoding lipid-A-disaccharide synthase — protein sequence MTPKKILLVAAEVSGDDHAAEVGRFLQKKIPTIKISGIGGDQLAGLGMNILFHVRQMAFLGVGEVIKHLPFILKVHKTLVSHAETEKPNCIILVDYPGFNLRLAKSLKKLNIPIIYYISPQLWAWNSGRVKKIKKYVDQMIVLFPFEEKFYKENGVNAKYVGHPLVDHHHTFLPDSIKQIKKGFVKIGLLPGSRKQEVTSLLNRMIETARSLYKQNIINEAEIVKVDHLEKELYSTQLNDDDFIKIVQKPLKDCLLEYDAVIVASGTATLECGYYGVPMLIVYQVNPLTFILGRLLVKIKNIGLVNIVAEKQVAVELIQDDFSVHRAIREMKILLDENENQKVRNNLLVIREKLGEPGASKRTGQIVLDMLNKN from the coding sequence ATGACCCCAAAAAAAATTCTACTTGTAGCAGCTGAAGTTTCCGGTGATGACCATGCGGCTGAGGTTGGACGTTTCTTGCAAAAAAAAATCCCTACAATAAAAATTAGCGGGATTGGTGGCGATCAACTTGCCGGCCTCGGTATGAACATTTTATTCCATGTACGGCAAATGGCCTTTTTAGGAGTTGGGGAAGTAATAAAGCATTTGCCATTTATACTCAAAGTTCATAAAACATTAGTCAGCCATGCTGAAACCGAAAAACCCAATTGCATAATTCTTGTTGACTATCCGGGTTTTAATCTGCGCCTGGCCAAAAGCCTGAAAAAGTTAAATATCCCAATCATTTATTATATCAGCCCGCAACTTTGGGCATGGAACAGCGGCAGGGTAAAAAAAATAAAAAAGTATGTAGATCAAATGATTGTACTCTTTCCTTTTGAAGAAAAATTCTATAAAGAAAATGGTGTAAATGCTAAGTATGTCGGACACCCGCTTGTTGATCACCACCATACATTTTTACCGGACTCGATTAAACAAATCAAAAAAGGTTTTGTAAAAATTGGCTTACTGCCGGGCAGCCGCAAACAAGAAGTAACATCACTTTTAAACCGAATGATTGAAACTGCGCGTAGTCTGTATAAACAAAACATTATTAATGAAGCTGAGATAGTAAAAGTAGATCACCTTGAAAAGGAACTATATTCCACGCAATTAAATGATGATGACTTTATAAAAATTGTTCAGAAGCCGTTGAAAGATTGTCTTTTGGAATACGATGCCGTGATTGTTGCATCTGGTACAGCAACTTTGGAATGTGGTTATTACGGTGTTCCGATGCTGATTGTTTACCAGGTTAATCCACTTACTTTTATTCTTGGACGCTTACTGGTAAAAATAAAAAATATCGGGCTGGTAAATATTGTTGCTGAAAAACAAGTTGCCGTTGAATTGATTCAGGATGACTTTTCCGTGCACAGAGCAATCCGGGAAATGAAGATTTTGTTGGATGAAAATGAAAACCAAAAAGTTCGAAATAATTTGCTTGTTATTCGTGAAAAACTTGGTGAGCCCGGCGCTTCAAAACGCACAGGACAAATAGTTTTGGACATGCTAAATAAAAACTAA
- a CDS encoding DnaJ domain-containing protein, which produces MGFWGKAIGASLGFAVGGPLGAVLGGVLGHSYDSQNGYSRQYFEREDHTWPEVEQEFDKQYLFYVSLASLSAKMAKADGVITSDEIRAFDHFLRFDLRLDVDERKKIALIFNEAKNSPEEATAIASQFKALIGYQREVLHMMIQLLFRIAMADGHMHPDEQRFIDQMASIFQLSQVEYQQIRALYIKETGRAYQILGVTQNDSDDVIKKAYRKLVREYHPDKMQAKGVPEDFIKVANEKMAEINKAYDDICKERGI; this is translated from the coding sequence ATGGGATTTTGGGGCAAGGCAATTGGAGCGAGTTTGGGGTTTGCAGTAGGTGGTCCTTTGGGCGCGGTTTTAGGTGGGGTTCTTGGCCATAGTTATGATTCGCAAAATGGGTACTCTCGGCAATATTTTGAACGGGAGGACCATACCTGGCCGGAAGTAGAGCAGGAGTTTGACAAGCAATATTTGTTTTATGTAAGCCTGGCATCATTGTCGGCAAAAATGGCTAAAGCCGATGGTGTAATTACGTCTGATGAAATTCGCGCTTTTGATCATTTTTTAAGATTTGATCTGCGGCTGGATGTGGATGAACGTAAAAAAATAGCGCTGATTTTTAACGAGGCAAAAAACTCTCCTGAAGAGGCAACGGCGATTGCCAGCCAGTTTAAAGCCTTAATTGGTTATCAACGAGAAGTTTTGCACATGATGATTCAACTACTTTTCAGAATCGCCATGGCTGATGGTCACATGCATCCGGATGAACAGCGCTTTATTGATCAGATGGCTTCAATCTTTCAATTATCCCAGGTGGAATATCAGCAGATACGCGCTTTGTATATTAAGGAAACCGGCAGGGCATATCAGATTTTAGGTGTTACCCAAAATGACTCAGACGATGTGATAAAAAAGGCTTATCGCAAATTGGTGCGCGAATATCATCCCGACAAAATGCAAGCCAAGGGTGTCCCGGAAGATTTTATAAAAGTTGCAAATGAAAAGATGGCCGAAATAAATAAAGCCTATGATGATATTTGTAAAGAGCGGGGAATTTGA
- a CDS encoding methyltransferase domain-containing protein has translation MNKVKLYQDKITIAGQAFLLERVKNLDDLVDEISDELFNEDERLPYWAELWPSAFALTEFILQNREIFKNKNILELGCGMGLTSMALSLTNPGQFTTTDYEQAALEATTKNYHINKIESVPELKLLDWRKPNLKKKFELIVASDVAYEERFFQPLTDLFKNHLSEDGEIILAEPNRTIARTFFGKLAMAGFQFNTIDKFVEQEGKNIKVTIYRIVHKK, from the coding sequence ATGAACAAAGTAAAACTTTATCAGGATAAAATAACAATTGCCGGACAAGCTTTTTTGCTTGAACGGGTAAAAAATCTGGATGACCTGGTTGATGAAATAAGCGATGAGCTTTTTAATGAAGATGAGCGGCTGCCTTATTGGGCCGAGTTATGGCCATCTGCATTTGCTTTAACTGAATTCATTTTGCAAAATAGAGAGATTTTTAAAAATAAAAACATTCTCGAACTTGGTTGTGGAATGGGATTAACCTCAATGGCGTTATCATTAACAAATCCCGGACAATTCACTACCACCGATTATGAGCAGGCTGCCTTAGAAGCAACCACTAAAAATTATCATATAAATAAGATTGAATCTGTACCGGAATTAAAATTGCTGGATTGGCGCAAACCAAATCTTAAAAAAAAATTTGAGCTGATTGTTGCCTCGGATGTAGCATATGAGGAGAGATTTTTTCAGCCGTTAACCGATCTGTTTAAAAATCATCTTTCGGAAGATGGAGAAATAATTCTGGCTGAACCAAACCGGACAATCGCCCGTACATTTTTCGGAAAGCTGGCCATGGCTGGCTTCCAATTTAATACAATCGATAAATTTGTTGAGCAGGAAGGGAAAAATATAAAAGTAACTATTTACAGGATTGTGCATAAAAAATAA
- a CDS encoding DUF1232 domain-containing protein, translating into MDEKQDDFYQKLRLKIANYLDKKDFAYGDILLLAPDFFHLLVKLSLDPRVETVKKAKLAFAITYFFSPIDLLPEAILGPIGYLDDIAVAAYILNDYVNNNESDLLYEHWAGQSDVLASIQNVLTMANRFLGEGLWKRVKNKIGAKF; encoded by the coding sequence ATGGATGAAAAACAAGACGATTTTTACCAAAAGTTAAGATTAAAAATAGCTAACTATCTTGATAAAAAAGATTTTGCTTATGGCGATATTCTTTTACTAGCACCGGATTTTTTTCATCTCCTGGTAAAGCTCTCATTAGATCCGCGTGTAGAAACAGTTAAAAAAGCAAAATTGGCTTTTGCAATCACCTATTTTTTCTCACCAATTGATTTACTTCCGGAAGCAATACTTGGCCCAATTGGTTACCTGGATGATATCGCAGTAGCAGCTTATATTTTAAATGATTATGTAAACAATAATGAGTCAGACCTTTTATACGAACACTGGGCAGGGCAGAGTGATGTGTTAGCATCCATACAGAATGTGCTTACAATGGCCAATCGTTTTTTGGGCGAGGGACTTTGGAAAAGGGTTAAAAATAAAATTGGCGCAAAGTTTTAG
- a CDS encoding copper-translocating P-type ATPase, with product MADETNPHLNFLVLPIDGMTCASCSARVKQSIEGIDWVQSVDVNLAAEQAAIGFNGPAVDAEKLISTIEDAGYNIRTRTSEIVIPGFSDPTMISSLQSAFSEIPGVGNSHFNPANEILSLTYIPGIVPVRLVEKTIAKETGIKVIWREQTSGIDEEHERKSLERIQKQFRDSVLSIVSAIVVFVATMPHFFPFIESVPAYARHSLAFILTTWVLFGAGHSILKGFFHKLKPGKSDMNTLVSIGAGTAWLYSTIVMIGGFILPQIFVGYPLFFDSAAFITGFILLGRSLEARAKKQTGLALNSLLKLQPDQARRETNGSVEIVETNQLKSEDICIIKNSERIPADGVLLSDHSEIDEAMLSGESLPVTKEKGQLVLTGTINTGSEIKFRVLKTGSETALGQIVQWVRQAQNSQPPVQKLVDKIASVFVPIVIVVAFVTLLVWLISGQGLSLSLMHFINVIVIACPCALGLATPTAIIVAMGRAANSGILVKDASVLEKLLHVDTFLFDKTGTLTEGKLSFEKSIVLKGDEDNLLAVAASLEKHSTHPIAKAIIKETESRNLKIANLEKADMLTGFGIKAVLDGKAIGAGNKKLMQAMGVTLPEDIDTQIETLAGLGMSLVFIAREKELLGLIGLADSIRSEAQIVIAKLHLHKMETAMVTGDAEKTARHIANLLSISEVYAEQPPQMKSGIVKKIQEKAKTVAMIGDGVNDAVALSQADIGIALAEGTDVAVEAADLVLLRPDLNLLLKIKNLANRTEKTIKQNLFWAFGYNVLMMPSAAGLLYLLFGISFNPAFAALAMALSSVSVVTNSLRLKRAKIDN from the coding sequence ATGGCTGACGAAACGAACCCACATTTGAATTTTCTTGTTTTGCCTATCGACGGAATGACCTGCGCTTCTTGCTCTGCACGTGTTAAACAAAGTATTGAAGGAATAGACTGGGTTCAATCGGTGGATGTAAACCTGGCGGCGGAACAAGCCGCGATCGGATTTAATGGTCCAGCGGTAGATGCAGAAAAACTTATATCTACGATTGAGGATGCCGGTTATAATATTCGCACAAGAACCTCTGAAATTGTAATCCCCGGTTTTAGCGATCCAACCATGATATCATCCCTACAATCCGCATTTTCAGAAATCCCGGGAGTTGGAAACAGCCATTTTAATCCTGCAAATGAGATTTTAAGTCTGACCTACATTCCTGGAATTGTGCCGGTAAGGCTGGTAGAAAAAACTATTGCCAAAGAAACAGGTATTAAAGTTATTTGGCGGGAACAAACCAGCGGTATCGATGAAGAGCATGAGCGGAAAAGCCTCGAACGCATTCAAAAACAATTCAGGGATTCTGTTTTATCTATTGTTTCCGCCATTGTGGTTTTTGTAGCAACCATGCCCCATTTTTTTCCTTTTATTGAATCAGTACCAGCTTATGCGCGGCACAGCCTGGCCTTTATTTTAACAACCTGGGTTTTATTTGGCGCAGGCCATTCAATCTTAAAAGGATTTTTTCACAAATTGAAACCAGGCAAATCTGATATGAATACCCTTGTTTCAATTGGCGCCGGTACTGCCTGGCTCTATAGCACAATAGTTATGATTGGCGGATTTATTCTTCCACAAATATTTGTGGGCTATCCTTTGTTTTTTGATTCTGCTGCATTTATAACCGGATTTATACTATTGGGTCGGTCATTAGAAGCAAGAGCAAAAAAACAAACAGGTCTTGCATTAAACTCGCTGCTAAAATTACAACCGGATCAAGCACGCAGAGAAACAAACGGGTCCGTTGAAATAGTTGAAACAAACCAGCTAAAAAGTGAAGACATTTGCATCATAAAAAATAGTGAGCGCATCCCAGCCGATGGTGTGCTTCTCTCAGACCATTCAGAAATTGATGAAGCCATGTTAAGCGGAGAAAGCCTGCCGGTTACAAAAGAAAAAGGTCAATTGGTTTTAACGGGAACAATCAATACAGGTAGCGAGATCAAATTCAGGGTATTGAAAACCGGTTCTGAAACGGCGTTAGGTCAAATTGTTCAATGGGTACGCCAGGCCCAAAACAGTCAACCACCTGTTCAAAAACTTGTTGATAAGATTGCCTCAGTTTTTGTACCGATTGTTATAGTTGTGGCCTTTGTTACCTTGCTTGTTTGGCTGATTAGCGGCCAGGGTTTAAGCTTGTCACTAATGCATTTTATAAATGTGATTGTTATCGCCTGTCCATGTGCTTTGGGATTAGCGACACCGACAGCCATTATTGTGGCCATGGGACGTGCTGCAAATTCCGGGATTCTTGTAAAAGATGCATCTGTTTTAGAGAAGCTGTTACATGTTGATACTTTCCTTTTTGATAAAACGGGCACTTTGACTGAAGGCAAATTATCGTTTGAGAAGTCTATAGTATTAAAGGGTGATGAAGACAATTTGCTAGCTGTGGCTGCTTCGTTGGAAAAACATTCGACTCACCCGATTGCAAAGGCAATTATTAAGGAAACAGAATCGCGTAATTTAAAAATCGCTAATCTTGAAAAAGCCGATATGTTGACCGGCTTTGGTATAAAAGCTGTTTTGGACGGAAAAGCTATTGGTGCCGGAAACAAAAAATTAATGCAGGCAATGGGAGTTACGCTGCCTGAGGATATTGATACTCAAATCGAAACGCTTGCAGGATTAGGAATGTCCCTGGTTTTTATTGCCCGGGAAAAAGAATTACTTGGATTGATCGGCCTGGCAGATTCCATCCGCAGTGAGGCCCAAATCGTGATCGCTAAACTTCATCTCCATAAAATGGAAACAGCGATGGTTACAGGTGATGCTGAAAAAACTGCGCGGCACATTGCTAATTTGTTATCAATTTCGGAAGTATATGCTGAACAGCCACCACAAATGAAATCCGGGATAGTTAAAAAAATTCAAGAGAAAGCTAAAACTGTTGCTATGATTGGTGATGGTGTAAATGACGCCGTTGCACTTTCTCAGGCAGATATTGGTATTGCACTGGCCGAAGGAACGGATGTTGCCGTAGAGGCGGCTGACCTTGTTCTATTAAGACCTGATTTAAACCTTCTTCTTAAAATAAAAAACCTGGCTAACCGAACTGAAAAAACAATCAAACAAAACCTGTTTTGGGCATTTGGCTATAATGTTTTAATGATGCCCTCTGCTGCTGGATTGCTTTATTTGTTGTTTGGGATTTCTTTTAATCCGGCTTTTGCAGCATTGGCGATGGCGTTAAGCTCGGTTTCTGTCGTAACAAATAGTTTGCGGTTAAAACGGGCTAAGATTGATAATTAG
- the amrB gene encoding AmmeMemoRadiSam system protein B, which produces MEKLIRQPGSAGKFYSKQKNILEREVAVFLESSKVEKEANNVYGLIVPNDELMVCGGVAARAYRQILDLDIDYVVVISTSLHTYFEEVSLFKGDAYSTPIGDVNIDKDLVWQLANSNDALISSTLGHEMDEHGIEIQLPFLQQVLYSFKLIPIIMGNQDSANIDALTTALSGALKGKNALIIASSNLSTHFSREKASVIDKNALDYIGNFDASKLNEEFQEGDIEMNGGGAVITAMNVCKNLGATKSKVLLYRNSGDMGNSTDQVTGYVSAMFYS; this is translated from the coding sequence ATGGAAAAACTAATTCGGCAACCAGGGTCAGCCGGTAAATTTTATTCAAAGCAAAAAAATATTTTAGAACGTGAAGTTGCCGTTTTTTTGGAAAGCTCCAAAGTTGAAAAAGAAGCCAACAACGTTTATGGGCTGATTGTGCCTAATGACGAATTGATGGTTTGTGGTGGTGTTGCCGCCCGTGCTTACCGGCAAATACTTGATTTGGACATTGATTATGTTGTGGTAATTTCAACCAGCCTACACACCTATTTTGAAGAAGTTTCTCTATTTAAAGGCGATGCATACTCAACACCAATTGGCGATGTAAATATTGATAAAGATCTTGTCTGGCAACTGGCCAATAGTAACGATGCACTTATTTCATCCACACTTGGACATGAGATGGATGAACATGGAATTGAAATTCAGCTGCCCTTTTTACAACAGGTCCTCTATAGTTTTAAACTAATCCCGATAATTATGGGCAATCAGGATTCCGCAAATATTGACGCACTCACAACAGCTTTATCCGGAGCATTGAAAGGAAAGAATGCTTTGATAATTGCCAGCTCAAATTTATCTACACATTTTTCCAGAGAAAAAGCTTCGGTAATAGATAAAAATGCACTCGACTATATCGGGAATTTTGACGCCTCTAAATTAAATGAAGAATTTCAGGAAGGCGACATAGAAATGAATGGTGGCGGCGCTGTAATAACTGCCATGAATGTGTGTAAAAATTTAGGTGCTACTAAATCAAAAGTTTTATTATACAGAAATTCCGGCGATATGGGAAATTCCACAGACCAGGTTACCGGTTATGTTTCGGCAATGTTCTATTCTTAA
- the plsX gene encoding phosphate acyltransferase PlsX — translation MVNKIAIDAMGGDFAPQEVIKGVVQALNDEPDLNVVLIGDEKAIRRELAINNYDKELEIVHTEEFITMDDSPKKALESKPNASITMALKLLDAGKADALVSAGNTGATVLACVKNLHMIEGLERSALAAIYPTAKFTPDSKGFALMLDVGATIRCTAKQLSHFAFMGSYYVSEIMGVERPRIGLLNNGEEETKGGPVLSQTYKYLKNEKDLNFVGNVEGKEVPKGDVEIVVTEGFVGNVVLKLLEGVGEVAKDMGKYAFKKKLTWKIGLAFLAKGVKKVKAKTDYSEYGGAPILGFNKLVIKSHGRSNAKAIMNATKAALRSVEHDIVGHMTHSIQQFNEKHAIDFMDI, via the coding sequence ATGGTAAACAAGATAGCAATCGATGCAATGGGCGGCGATTTTGCACCACAGGAAGTTATTAAAGGTGTTGTCCAGGCATTAAATGATGAACCTGATTTAAATGTTGTTCTGATCGGGGATGAGAAAGCAATCCGCAGAGAGCTTGCCATAAATAATTATGATAAAGAGCTTGAGATTGTGCATACAGAAGAGTTTATTACAATGGATGACTCACCTAAAAAAGCTTTGGAGAGTAAACCAAATGCAAGTATAACAATGGCTTTGAAATTATTGGATGCCGGCAAAGCAGATGCACTTGTTAGTGCCGGAAATACAGGGGCAACGGTTTTGGCTTGCGTAAAAAATCTGCATATGATAGAAGGACTTGAACGTTCAGCATTAGCAGCGATTTACCCAACGGCTAAATTTACGCCGGATAGTAAGGGGTTTGCTCTTATGCTTGATGTAGGCGCCACTATCCGTTGTACAGCTAAACAACTGTCACATTTCGCTTTTATGGGCAGTTATTATGTTTCTGAAATTATGGGTGTTGAGCGTCCCAGGATTGGTTTATTAAACAACGGCGAAGAAGAGACAAAAGGCGGCCCGGTTCTTAGCCAGACTTATAAATATTTAAAAAATGAAAAAGATCTCAATTTTGTAGGCAATGTTGAAGGCAAGGAAGTTCCTAAAGGCGATGTTGAAATTGTGGTTACAGAAGGATTTGTCGGCAACGTTGTTCTAAAACTTCTTGAAGGTGTTGGTGAAGTTGCAAAAGATATGGGCAAATATGCTTTTAAAAAGAAACTTACCTGGAAAATAGGATTGGCTTTTTTAGCAAAAGGTGTTAAAAAAGTAAAAGCTAAAACGGATTATTCGGAGTATGGCGGCGCGCCCATTTTGGGTTTCAATAAGCTGGTAATAAAATCTCATGGCCGCTCAAATGCCAAAGCGATTATGAATGCCACCAAAGCAGCTCTTCGATCTGTTGAGCATGACATTGTCGGCCATATGACTCATTCCATTCAGCAGTTCAATGAAAAACACGCTATTGATTTTATGGACATCTAG